A region of Pseudomonas saponiphila DNA encodes the following proteins:
- the hutI gene encoding imidazolonepropionase: MKTLWQHCNVASMAQGTYSIIEDAAIVTSGAHIEWIGRRQAAPVADYSQVQDLGGAWVTPGLIDCHTHIVFGGNRSGEFEQRLQGVSYAEIAAAGGGIASTVRATRAASEEELFVSARKRLLSLLRDGVTSVEIKSGYGLDLASERKLLRVIRRLGEELPVSVRSTCLAAHALPPEYAERSDDYIEHICMEMLPALAAEGLVDAVDAFCEYLAFSPAQVERVFIAAQQLGLPVKLHAEQLSSLHGSSLAARYRALSADHLEFMTEDDAIAMAASGTVAVLLPGAFYFLRETQLPPMAALRKHGVKMAVASDLNPGTSPVLSLRLMLNMACTCLRMTPEEALAGVTLHAAQALGMDKTHGSLEAGKVADFVAWQIERPADLAYWLGGDLEKRVVRHGVEVTV, translated from the coding sequence ATGAAAACTCTTTGGCAACACTGCAACGTCGCCAGCATGGCCCAGGGCACTTACTCGATCATCGAGGACGCGGCCATCGTGACGTCAGGGGCGCACATCGAGTGGATCGGCCGGCGCCAGGCGGCGCCGGTCGCCGATTATTCCCAGGTCCAGGACCTGGGCGGTGCCTGGGTCACCCCTGGGCTGATCGATTGCCACACCCACATCGTGTTTGGCGGCAACCGCAGCGGTGAGTTCGAACAGCGCCTGCAGGGCGTGAGCTACGCCGAGATCGCCGCCGCCGGTGGCGGGATTGCCAGCACCGTGCGAGCCACTCGCGCCGCCTCGGAAGAGGAACTGTTCGTCAGCGCCCGCAAGCGACTGCTGAGCCTGCTGCGCGATGGCGTCACCAGCGTCGAGATCAAGTCCGGCTATGGCCTGGACCTGGCCAGCGAGCGCAAGCTCCTGCGGGTCATCCGCCGCCTGGGCGAAGAGTTGCCGGTCAGCGTGCGCAGCACCTGCCTGGCGGCTCATGCCCTGCCGCCGGAATACGCCGAGCGCAGCGACGACTACATCGAGCACATCTGCATGGAAATGCTCCCGGCCCTGGCGGCCGAAGGGCTGGTGGATGCGGTGGACGCCTTCTGTGAATACCTGGCGTTCTCCCCGGCCCAGGTGGAGCGGGTATTCATCGCTGCGCAGCAGCTCGGACTGCCGGTCAAGTTGCATGCCGAGCAACTGTCGTCCCTGCATGGTTCGAGCCTGGCGGCACGCTACCGGGCGCTTTCCGCCGATCACCTGGAGTTCATGACCGAGGACGATGCGATCGCCATGGCGGCCTCGGGAACCGTCGCGGTGTTGCTGCCGGGAGCGTTCTATTTCCTCCGGGAAACCCAGCTGCCGCCGATGGCCGCCTTGCGCAAGCATGGGGTGAAGATGGCAGTGGCCAGCGACCTCAATCCCGGCACGTCGCCGGTGCTGTCGCTGCGCCTGATGCTGAACATGGCCTGCACCTGTTTGCGCATGACCCCCGAGGAGGCGCTGGCCGGGGTGACCCTGCACGCGGCCCAGGCCCTGGGCATGGACAAGACCCATGGTTCGCTGGAAGCGGGCAAGGTGGCGGACTTCGTCGCCTGGCAGATCGAGCGCCCCGCCGACCTGGCTTACTGGTTGGGCGGCGACCTGGAAAAGCGCGTCGTGCGACACGGGGTTGAAGTGACTGTTTAG
- the hutG gene encoding N-formylglutamate deformylase translates to MDKVLTFKQGRVPLLISMPHAGTRLTPEVAAGLVPQAQSLPDTDWHIPRLYEFAEEMGASTLAAEYSRFVIDLNRPSDDKPLYAGATTGLYPATLFDGQPLFVEGQAPSKEDRQHYLEQVWVPYHRTLQEELARLKAEFGYALLFDAHSIRSLIPHLFEGKLPDFNLGTFNGASCNPQLAGRLESICAAHGDYTHVLNGRFKGGHITRHYGNPAAHIHAVQLELAQSAYMEEFEPFRYREDLAAPTQVVLKALLQGLLTWGQEHYR, encoded by the coding sequence GTGGATAAGGTTCTGACGTTCAAACAAGGCCGGGTGCCGCTGCTGATCAGCATGCCCCACGCCGGTACGCGCCTGACCCCGGAAGTGGCGGCCGGCTTGGTGCCCCAGGCGCAGAGCCTGCCGGATACCGACTGGCACATCCCGCGGTTGTATGAATTTGCCGAGGAGATGGGGGCCAGCACCCTGGCCGCCGAGTACTCGCGTTTCGTCATCGACTTGAACCGGCCCTCCGATGACAAGCCGCTGTACGCGGGCGCCACCACCGGGCTGTATCCGGCGACGCTGTTCGATGGCCAGCCCTTGTTCGTCGAGGGGCAGGCACCGTCCAAAGAAGATCGGCAGCACTACCTGGAACAGGTCTGGGTGCCTTATCACCGCACCCTGCAGGAGGAGCTGGCGCGGCTCAAGGCCGAGTTCGGCTACGCCCTGCTGTTCGATGCCCATTCCATCCGCTCGCTGATTCCGCATCTGTTCGAGGGCAAGCTGCCGGATTTCAATCTCGGCACCTTCAATGGCGCCAGCTGCAATCCGCAACTGGCCGGCCGCCTGGAGAGCATTTGCGCGGCCCATGGCGATTACACCCACGTGCTCAACGGCCGTTTCAAGGGCGGGCACATCACCCGGCATTACGGAAACCCGGCCGCGCACATTCATGCGGTGCAACTGGAGCTGGCGCAGAGCGCCTACATGGAGGAGTTCGAGCCGTTCCGCTATCGCGAGGATCTGGCGGCACCGACCCAGGTGGTGCTCAAGGCATTGCTGCAGGGGCTGCTGACCTGGGGCCAGGAGCATTACCGCTGA